A genome region from Pseudomonadota bacterium includes the following:
- the dnaB gene encoding replicative DNA helicase has product MDRPGDDKTKRAAEPQMSEGRVPPYNKEAEEAVLGCVLLNNQALFLIQNILQPEDFYVEAHRRIYAAIQELSGKGLPVDHVTLGNQLIKQGDLEKIGGTLALEGLTERVATVANIEHYARIVRAKASVRRMIYAAQQVVAEGFGDQDDADEFLDGAEKLVFQASQARIGESYTHISRVLKKTFEDMELAAGRKGEVTGMPSGFAELDRLTAGFQAGDLVIVAGRPSMGKTALALNMAFNAAKETGVPTLVFSLEMSKEQLVRRMLSSEGRVDASKMRAPSRLDQSDWRRLTNTAGVLHQVPVYLDDNAPMTPIEIRAKSRRLMAEKGLGLIVVDYLQLMQAGGRRKDNREQEISEISRSLKGLAKELRVPIVALSQLNRSLESRPDKRPMMSDLRESGAIEQDADLIVFVYRDEWYNPNTQDKGVAEIIVGKQRSGPTGIVRLLFSGLYTRFDNLSKAEEPAGFHDSGKAGDY; this is encoded by the coding sequence ATGGACCGACCCGGCGACGACAAGACCAAACGCGCGGCCGAGCCCCAGATGTCAGAGGGCCGCGTGCCGCCCTACAACAAGGAAGCCGAGGAGGCCGTGCTCGGCTGCGTCCTCCTGAACAACCAGGCGCTCTTCCTCATCCAGAACATCCTCCAGCCCGAGGACTTCTACGTCGAGGCGCACCGGCGCATCTACGCCGCGATCCAGGAGCTTTCCGGCAAGGGGCTGCCCGTCGACCACGTCACGCTCGGCAACCAGCTCATCAAGCAGGGCGATCTCGAGAAGATCGGCGGGACGCTCGCCCTGGAGGGGCTGACGGAGCGCGTCGCCACGGTCGCGAACATCGAGCACTACGCCCGCATCGTGCGCGCCAAGGCGTCCGTGCGCCGGATGATCTACGCGGCGCAGCAGGTGGTGGCCGAGGGGTTCGGCGACCAGGACGACGCGGACGAGTTCCTCGACGGCGCCGAGAAGCTCGTGTTCCAGGCGTCGCAGGCGCGGATCGGCGAGAGCTACACGCACATCTCGCGGGTGCTCAAGAAGACGTTCGAGGACATGGAGCTCGCCGCCGGGCGCAAGGGCGAGGTCACCGGGATGCCGAGCGGGTTCGCGGAGCTCGACCGGCTGACCGCCGGGTTCCAGGCGGGGGACCTCGTGATCGTGGCCGGGCGGCCCTCGATGGGCAAGACCGCGCTCGCGCTGAACATGGCGTTCAACGCGGCCAAGGAGACCGGCGTGCCGACGCTCGTGTTCTCGCTCGAGATGTCCAAGGAGCAGCTCGTGCGCCGCATGCTGTCGTCCGAGGGCCGGGTCGACGCGTCGAAGATGCGCGCGCCGAGCCGCCTCGACCAGTCGGACTGGCGCCGCCTCACGAACACCGCCGGCGTGCTGCACCAGGTCCCGGTGTACCTCGACGACAACGCGCCCATGACGCCCATCGAGATCCGCGCCAAGTCGCGGCGGCTCATGGCGGAGAAGGGGCTCGGCCTGATCGTCGTCGACTACCTGCAGCTCATGCAGGCCGGCGGCAGGCGCAAGGACAACCGGGAGCAGGAGATCTCGGAGATCTCGCGCTCGCTCAAGGGGCTCGCCAAGGAGCTGCGCGTGCCGATCGTCGCCCTGTCGCAGCTCAACCGCAGCCTCGAGAGCCGCCCCGACAAGCGGCCGATGATGTCCGATCTCCGCGAGTCGGGCGCGATCGAGCAGGACGCGGACCTGATCGTGTTCGTCTACCGCGACGAGTGGTACAACCCCAACACGCAGGACAAGGGCGTCGCCGAGATCATCGTCGGCAAGCAGCGCTCCGGCCCGACCGGCATCGTCCGGCTCCTGTTCAGCGGGCTGTACACGCGGTTCGACAACCTGTCGAAGGCGGAGGAGCCGGCGGGCTTCCACGACTCGGGCAAGGCGGGCGACTACTGA